From the Manihot esculenta cultivar AM560-2 chromosome 3, M.esculenta_v8, whole genome shotgun sequence genome, one window contains:
- the LOC110611930 gene encoding DNA repair protein XRCC2 homolog isoform X2 has protein sequence MGVRGWIDGDESGREMLSRVLTERPYLHLPPFQKFPLRVGNVVELVGPSPCAKTHILMQAAIDCILPKHCGGLGHLVLFIDLDCRFDILRLSQMLRNRIFQANENKSNDDEELFLECMKRFLYIRCYDTLEFLATLKTLHYKLQKERQAQGISVNFLMIDSIGAFHWIDRASTSLRLGFDNRKALSLHNVYATVVQEIKKLLLLHPMLVIASKATILGSRYAANAGKWNLRTLCSPNSAVSSVTKKVHQFMYREYMPSIWQSFVTLRILIQASDVHISTDKNHNKSVYLSQWLMPPVSFVDSFIVNDVGVFCVS, from the exons ATGGGAGTTAGAGGTTGGATTGATGGAGATGAGAGCGGCAGAGAGATGCTGTCTAGGGTTCTTACAGAGCGCCCCTATTTGCATCTTCCTCCTTTTCAAAAATTTCCACTTCGCGTGGGTAATGTAGTGGAGCTCGTGGGCCCTTCTCCTTGTGCCAAAACCCACATCCTCATGCAGGCTGCAATTGATTGCATTCTTCCTAAACATTGTGGAGGACTGGGTCACTTAGTATTGTTCATTGATTTGGATTGTCGTTTTGACATCTTACGCCTATCCCAAATGCTCCGCAATCGAATTTTCCAAGCAAATG AGAATAAATCAAATGACGACGAGGAATTATTTTTAGAATGCATGAAGCGATTTCTCTATATCCGTTGTTATGATACTCTTGAATTTCTTGCCACTCTCAAG ACGTTGCATTACAAGCTTCAAAAGGAAAGGCAAGCTCAAGGAATTAGTGTTAATTTCTTGATGATTGACAg TATTGGAGCTTTTCATTGGATAGATCGAGCTTCAACATCACTCCGCCTTGGGTTTGATAACAG GAAAGCTCTCTCTCTCCACAATGTGTATGCAACTGTAGTTCAGGAAATCAAAAAGCTTCTTCTGTTGCATCCTATGCTTGTTATTGCCTCAAAAGCAACCATTCTGGGCAGTAGATATGCAGCAAATGCAGGGAAATG GAACCTTAGAACGCTATGCTCACCAAATTCAGCAGTTTCAAGTGTTACAAAAAAAGTACACCAATTTATGTATCGTGAATATATGCCTTCTATCTGGCAG TCCTTTGTCACACTCAGAATCCTAATACAAGCCTCGG aTGTTCATATTTCTACTGACAAAAACCATAATAAGTCTGTCTACTTGTCTCAATGGTTAATGCCACCAGTGAGTTTTGTGGATAGCTTCATTGTGAATGAT GTTGGTGTCTTCTGTGTTTCATGA
- the LOC110611930 gene encoding DNA repair protein XRCC2 homolog isoform X1: MGVRGWIDGDESGREMLSRVLTERPYLHLPPFQKFPLRVGNVVELVGPSPCAKTHILMQAAIDCILPKHCGGLGHLVLFIDLDCRFDILRLSQMLRNRIFQANENKSNDDEELFLECMKRFLYIRCYDTLEFLATLKTLHYKLQKERQAQGISVNFLMIDSIGAFHWIDRASTSLRLGFDNRKALSLHNVYATVVQEIKKLLLLHPMLVIASKATILGSRYAANAGKWDRNLRTLCSPNSAVSSVTKKVHQFMYREYMPSIWQSFVTLRILIQASDVHISTDKNHNKSVYLSQWLMPPVSFVDSFIVNDVGVFCVS; the protein is encoded by the exons ATGGGAGTTAGAGGTTGGATTGATGGAGATGAGAGCGGCAGAGAGATGCTGTCTAGGGTTCTTACAGAGCGCCCCTATTTGCATCTTCCTCCTTTTCAAAAATTTCCACTTCGCGTGGGTAATGTAGTGGAGCTCGTGGGCCCTTCTCCTTGTGCCAAAACCCACATCCTCATGCAGGCTGCAATTGATTGCATTCTTCCTAAACATTGTGGAGGACTGGGTCACTTAGTATTGTTCATTGATTTGGATTGTCGTTTTGACATCTTACGCCTATCCCAAATGCTCCGCAATCGAATTTTCCAAGCAAATG AGAATAAATCAAATGACGACGAGGAATTATTTTTAGAATGCATGAAGCGATTTCTCTATATCCGTTGTTATGATACTCTTGAATTTCTTGCCACTCTCAAG ACGTTGCATTACAAGCTTCAAAAGGAAAGGCAAGCTCAAGGAATTAGTGTTAATTTCTTGATGATTGACAg TATTGGAGCTTTTCATTGGATAGATCGAGCTTCAACATCACTCCGCCTTGGGTTTGATAACAG GAAAGCTCTCTCTCTCCACAATGTGTATGCAACTGTAGTTCAGGAAATCAAAAAGCTTCTTCTGTTGCATCCTATGCTTGTTATTGCCTCAAAAGCAACCATTCTGGGCAGTAGATATGCAGCAAATGCAGGGAAATG GGACAGGAACCTTAGAACGCTATGCTCACCAAATTCAGCAGTTTCAAGTGTTACAAAAAAAGTACACCAATTTATGTATCGTGAATATATGCCTTCTATCTGGCAG TCCTTTGTCACACTCAGAATCCTAATACAAGCCTCGG aTGTTCATATTTCTACTGACAAAAACCATAATAAGTCTGTCTACTTGTCTCAATGGTTAATGCCACCAGTGAGTTTTGTGGATAGCTTCATTGTGAATGAT GTTGGTGTCTTCTGTGTTTCATGA
- the LOC110611930 gene encoding DNA repair protein XRCC2 homolog isoform X4, with product MGVRGWIDGDESGREMLSRVLTERPYLHLPPFQKFPLRVGNVVELVGPSPCAKTHILMQAAIDCILPKHCGGLGHLVLFIDLDCRFDILRLSQMLRNRIFQANENKSNDDEELFLECMKRFLYIRCYDTLEFLATLKTLHYKLQKERQAQGISVNFLMIDSIGAFHWIDRASTSLRLGFDNRKALSLHNVYATVVQEIKKLLLLHPMLVIASKATILGSRYAANAGKWNLRTLCSPNSAVSSVTKKVHQFMYREYMPSIWQVGVFCVS from the exons ATGGGAGTTAGAGGTTGGATTGATGGAGATGAGAGCGGCAGAGAGATGCTGTCTAGGGTTCTTACAGAGCGCCCCTATTTGCATCTTCCTCCTTTTCAAAAATTTCCACTTCGCGTGGGTAATGTAGTGGAGCTCGTGGGCCCTTCTCCTTGTGCCAAAACCCACATCCTCATGCAGGCTGCAATTGATTGCATTCTTCCTAAACATTGTGGAGGACTGGGTCACTTAGTATTGTTCATTGATTTGGATTGTCGTTTTGACATCTTACGCCTATCCCAAATGCTCCGCAATCGAATTTTCCAAGCAAATG AGAATAAATCAAATGACGACGAGGAATTATTTTTAGAATGCATGAAGCGATTTCTCTATATCCGTTGTTATGATACTCTTGAATTTCTTGCCACTCTCAAG ACGTTGCATTACAAGCTTCAAAAGGAAAGGCAAGCTCAAGGAATTAGTGTTAATTTCTTGATGATTGACAg TATTGGAGCTTTTCATTGGATAGATCGAGCTTCAACATCACTCCGCCTTGGGTTTGATAACAG GAAAGCTCTCTCTCTCCACAATGTGTATGCAACTGTAGTTCAGGAAATCAAAAAGCTTCTTCTGTTGCATCCTATGCTTGTTATTGCCTCAAAAGCAACCATTCTGGGCAGTAGATATGCAGCAAATGCAGGGAAATG GAACCTTAGAACGCTATGCTCACCAAATTCAGCAGTTTCAAGTGTTACAAAAAAAGTACACCAATTTATGTATCGTGAATATATGCCTTCTATCTGGCAG GTTGGTGTCTTCTGTGTTTCATGA
- the LOC110611930 gene encoding DNA repair protein XRCC2 homolog isoform X3 encodes MGVRGWIDGDESGREMLSRVLTERPYLHLPPFQKFPLRVGNVVELVGPSPCAKTHILMQAAIDCILPKHCGGLGHLVLFIDLDCRFDILRLSQMLRNRIFQANENKSNDDEELFLECMKRFLYIRCYDTLEFLATLKTLHYKLQKERQAQGISVNFLMIDSIGAFHWIDRASTSLRLGFDNRKALSLHNVYATVVQEIKKLLLLHPMLVIASKATILGSRYAANAGKWDRNLRTLCSPNSAVSSVTKKVHQFMYREYMPSIWQVGVFCVS; translated from the exons ATGGGAGTTAGAGGTTGGATTGATGGAGATGAGAGCGGCAGAGAGATGCTGTCTAGGGTTCTTACAGAGCGCCCCTATTTGCATCTTCCTCCTTTTCAAAAATTTCCACTTCGCGTGGGTAATGTAGTGGAGCTCGTGGGCCCTTCTCCTTGTGCCAAAACCCACATCCTCATGCAGGCTGCAATTGATTGCATTCTTCCTAAACATTGTGGAGGACTGGGTCACTTAGTATTGTTCATTGATTTGGATTGTCGTTTTGACATCTTACGCCTATCCCAAATGCTCCGCAATCGAATTTTCCAAGCAAATG AGAATAAATCAAATGACGACGAGGAATTATTTTTAGAATGCATGAAGCGATTTCTCTATATCCGTTGTTATGATACTCTTGAATTTCTTGCCACTCTCAAG ACGTTGCATTACAAGCTTCAAAAGGAAAGGCAAGCTCAAGGAATTAGTGTTAATTTCTTGATGATTGACAg TATTGGAGCTTTTCATTGGATAGATCGAGCTTCAACATCACTCCGCCTTGGGTTTGATAACAG GAAAGCTCTCTCTCTCCACAATGTGTATGCAACTGTAGTTCAGGAAATCAAAAAGCTTCTTCTGTTGCATCCTATGCTTGTTATTGCCTCAAAAGCAACCATTCTGGGCAGTAGATATGCAGCAAATGCAGGGAAATG GGACAGGAACCTTAGAACGCTATGCTCACCAAATTCAGCAGTTTCAAGTGTTACAAAAAAAGTACACCAATTTATGTATCGTGAATATATGCCTTCTATCTGGCAG GTTGGTGTCTTCTGTGTTTCATGA
- the LOC110610806 gene encoding pentatricopeptide repeat-containing protein At2g34400 — MSTAYSVPSLVTSSLYKTNGIVFHEIVVQILQLFSSSLFSEMLKTKPSSSLFSRYLAFAEPNVLHHSLTEKLLYLLKQCLSMKSLLQIHTQMIINSIPKPNFLLSKIIEFKDFNYASLLFAQIPYPNDYAFNIMIRGLTTIWKNHSLSIQLYYQMKLLGLKPNNFTYPFVFISCANLLALKHGQIAHSMVFKVGLDNDGHVNHSLITMYSKCSELGYAWKVFDEICDKDLVSWNSMISGYSRMGFAQEAVRLFMEMRKQGLEPDEMTLVSVLGACGDVGNLGLGKWVEELVAAKKIALNSYVGSALIDMYGKCGDLISARRVFDAMEKKDVITWNAMITGYSQNGASDGAITLFNYMRELGIKPDKVTLIVVLSACASIGALDLGKWIETYASQRGLQYDVYVASALIDFYAKCGSLDNALRVFEDMPHRNEVSWNAMISALAFHGKAHEALSLFRHMINVGTAQPNDITFVGVLSACVHAGLVDEGRQLFDSMNSSFGLVPKIEHYSCMVDLLARAGHLYEAWDFIERMPRKPDEIMLGALLGACQKRRNVEVGERVIKLLLEIEPSNSGNYIISSKIYANLRRWNDSAKMRVLMRRQGVTKTPGCSWIEIGGQVHEFHAGDDLDHHSIEIYGLLNEEMKREGYSPKVDCT; from the exons ATGTCCACAGCTTATTCAGTACCTAGCTTGGTAACATCTTCTCTATACAAAACCAATGGAATTGTTTTCCATGAGATTGTAGTACAGATACTACAATTATTTTCATCAAGTCTATTTTCTGAAATGCTCAAGACAAAACCTTCATCAAGTCTATTTTCCCGCTACCTTGCTTTTGCAGAACCAAATGTTCTCCACCATTCTCTAACAGAAAAACTCTTATATCTATTGAAGCAATGCCTATCTATGAAGTCACTACTACAAATCCACACCCAAATGATCATAAATTCAATACCCAAACCCAACTTCCTACTCTCCAAAATTATTGAATTCAAAGACTTCAACTATGCCTCTCTTCTCTTTGCTCAAATACCCTATCCCAATGATTACGCCTTCAATATCATGATCCGAGGCTTAACTACCATATGGAAAAACCACTCTCTTAGTATTCAATTATATTATCAGATGAAGCTTTTAGGCCTTAAACCGAACAATTTCACTTATCCTTTTGTGTTCATATCATGTGCGAATCTTTTAGCACTGAAACATGGCCAGATAGCCCATTCTATGGTGTTTAAGGTTGGTTTGGATAATGATGGTCACGTGAATCATTCTTTGATAACAATGTATTCAAAGTGTAGTGAATTGGGGTATGCATGGAAGGTGTTTGATGAAATTTGTGACAAAGATTTGGTGTCTTGGAATTCGATGATTTCAGGGTACTCGAGGATGGGTTTTGCACAAGAGGCAGTGAGGTTGTTTATGGAAATGAGAAAGCAAGGACTCGAGCCTGATGAGATGACGTTGGTGAgtgttcttggggcatgtggagACGTGGGGAATTTGGGTTTGGGGAAGTGGGTGGAGGAGCTTGTTGCTGCGAAGAAGATAGCGTTGAACTCATATGTGGGGTCTGCTTTGATTGACATGTATGGGAAGTGCGGAGATTTGATCTCGGCGAGGAGAGTCTTTGATGCCATGGAAAAGAAAGATGTTATCACTTGGAACGCCATGATCACAGG ATATTCACAGAATGGAGCATCAGATGGAGCAATTACACTTTTCAATTACATGAGAGAGTTAGGTATTAAACCAGATAAAGTCACACTGATTGTTGTGCTCTCTGCATGTGCTTCAATTGGAGCCCTTGATTTGGGAAAATGGATCGAGACATATGCATCACAGAGAGGTTTACAATATGATGTCTATGTTGCCAGTGCATTAATTGATTTCTATGCAAAGTGTGGAAGCTTGGACAATGCACTAAGAGTTTTTGAAGATATGCCCCATAGAAATGAGGTTTCTTGGAATGCCATGATTTCTGCTCTTGCTTTTCATGGGAAAGCTCATGAAGCTTTATCTTTGTTCAGACACATGATAAATGTTGGCACTGCCCAGCCAAATGACATCACATTCGTAGGAGTACTTTCTGCTTGTGTGCATGCTGGATTGGTTGATGAGGGTCGTCAACTGTTTGATTCAATGAACTCATCATTTGGATTGGTGCCAAAAATTGAGCATTATTCTTGTATGGTTGATCTTTTGGCACGAGCAGGGCATCTGTACGAAGCTTGGGACTTCATTGAGAGGATGCCTAGAAAACCAGATGAAATCATGCTTGGGGCATTGCTTGGTGCCTGTCAAAAGCGTAGAAATGTAGAGGTTGGTGAACGGGTTATTAAACTGCTTTTAGAGATAGAGCCATCAAATTCTGGAAACTACATTATCTCATCAAAGATATATGCAAATTTGAGAAGGTGGAATGACTCGGCCAAAATGAGGGTGTTGATGAGACGGCAAGGCGTCACTAAGACTCCTGGTTGTAGCTGGATTGAAATTGGAGGACAAGTTCATGAATTTCATGCAGGCGATGATTTAGATCACCATTCAATAGAAATATATGGATTGCTGAATGAGGAAATGAAGAGGGAAGGCTACAGTCCAAAGGTTGACTGCACATAG
- the LOC110612015 gene encoding uracil-DNA glycosylase, mitochondrial isoform X1: protein MNWQIASKSSRVQSMASRKTLRDFLQPAKRLKPSSPSDPSKPLNLHISTTACKSITDSSSSNLTTHQRSRIEFNKLRAKSKRNLNLCSQLVSKSKAEGVGYVKLEELLVEETWSKALPGELQKPYARNLCKFLENEICSGSVPIYPPQHMIFNALNSTPFDRVKAVIIGQDPYHGPGQAMGLSFSVPEGVKIPSSLVNIFKELEKDLGCSIPSHGNLEPWAIQGVLMLNAVLTVRSHQANSHAKKGWEQFTDSVIKTISQKKEGVVFLLWGNFAQEKSRLIDGTKHYILKAAHPSGLSANRGFFGCRHFSQTNKLLEKMGIPPIDWQL from the exons ATGAATTGGCAAATTGCCTCCAAATCCAGCCGAGTACAAAGCATGGCTTCTCGCAAGACCCTGAGGGATTTCTTACAACCCGCCAAACGTCTAAAGCCGTCCTCTCCTTCCGATCCTTCAAAACCCCTAAATCTGCATATTTCCACTACTGCCTGCAAATCGATTACtgattcttcctcctctaacCTCACTACCCACCAGAGATCTCGCATTGAGTTCAACAAACTCCGTGCCAAGTCCAAGCGAAATCTCAATCTCTGTTCCCAATTAGTTTCCAAGTCCAAAG CTGAAGGTGTGGGCTATGTGAAATTGGAGGAGCTGTTGGTGGAGGAGACCTGGTCGAAAGCTCTTCCCGGGGAATTGCAGAAGCCTTATGCTAGGAATCTCTGCAAATTTCTTGAGAACGAGATTTGTAGTGGCAGTGTGCCCATATATCCTCCTCAACACATGATCTTCAATGCTCTTAATTCCACCCCTTTTGATAGAGTGAAGGCTGTTATCATTGGACAGGATCCTTATCATGGCCCTGGTCAAGCAATGGGTCTTTCCTTCTCTGTTCCTGAAGGAGTGAAGATTCCTTCAAGTCTTGTTAACATATTTAAGGAACTGGAGAAAGATCTTGGCTGTTCCATTCCATCTCATGGTAATCTAGAACCTTGGGCCATTCAG GGTGTACTGATGCTGAATGCTGTTCTTACAG TTAGGAGTCATCAAGCAAACTCCCATGCTAAAAAAGGATGGGAACAATTCACAGATTCTGTTATCAAAACAATTTCACAAAAGAAGGAAGGAGTTGTTTTTCTCCTTTGGGGAAACTTTGCACAAGAGAAATCGAG GTTAATTGACGGGACAAAGCATTACATTCTGAAGGCAGCGCATCCTTCTGGTTTATCTGCAAACAGAGGCTTTTTTGGTTGCAG GCATTTTTCTCAGACGAACAAGCTTTTGGAGAAAATGGGAATTCCTCCAATAGATTGGCAACTTTGA
- the LOC110612015 gene encoding uracil-DNA glycosylase, mitochondrial isoform X2: MNWQIASKSSRVQSMASRKTLRDFLQPAKRLKPSSPSDPSKPLNLHISTTACKSITDSSSSNLTTHQRSRIEFNKLRAKSKRNLNLCSQLVSKSKGVGYVKLEELLVEETWSKALPGELQKPYARNLCKFLENEICSGSVPIYPPQHMIFNALNSTPFDRVKAVIIGQDPYHGPGQAMGLSFSVPEGVKIPSSLVNIFKELEKDLGCSIPSHGNLEPWAIQGVLMLNAVLTVRSHQANSHAKKGWEQFTDSVIKTISQKKEGVVFLLWGNFAQEKSRLIDGTKHYILKAAHPSGLSANRGFFGCRHFSQTNKLLEKMGIPPIDWQL; encoded by the exons ATGAATTGGCAAATTGCCTCCAAATCCAGCCGAGTACAAAGCATGGCTTCTCGCAAGACCCTGAGGGATTTCTTACAACCCGCCAAACGTCTAAAGCCGTCCTCTCCTTCCGATCCTTCAAAACCCCTAAATCTGCATATTTCCACTACTGCCTGCAAATCGATTACtgattcttcctcctctaacCTCACTACCCACCAGAGATCTCGCATTGAGTTCAACAAACTCCGTGCCAAGTCCAAGCGAAATCTCAATCTCTGTTCCCAATTAGTTTCCAAGTCCAAAG GTGTGGGCTATGTGAAATTGGAGGAGCTGTTGGTGGAGGAGACCTGGTCGAAAGCTCTTCCCGGGGAATTGCAGAAGCCTTATGCTAGGAATCTCTGCAAATTTCTTGAGAACGAGATTTGTAGTGGCAGTGTGCCCATATATCCTCCTCAACACATGATCTTCAATGCTCTTAATTCCACCCCTTTTGATAGAGTGAAGGCTGTTATCATTGGACAGGATCCTTATCATGGCCCTGGTCAAGCAATGGGTCTTTCCTTCTCTGTTCCTGAAGGAGTGAAGATTCCTTCAAGTCTTGTTAACATATTTAAGGAACTGGAGAAAGATCTTGGCTGTTCCATTCCATCTCATGGTAATCTAGAACCTTGGGCCATTCAG GGTGTACTGATGCTGAATGCTGTTCTTACAG TTAGGAGTCATCAAGCAAACTCCCATGCTAAAAAAGGATGGGAACAATTCACAGATTCTGTTATCAAAACAATTTCACAAAAGAAGGAAGGAGTTGTTTTTCTCCTTTGGGGAAACTTTGCACAAGAGAAATCGAG GTTAATTGACGGGACAAAGCATTACATTCTGAAGGCAGCGCATCCTTCTGGTTTATCTGCAAACAGAGGCTTTTTTGGTTGCAG GCATTTTTCTCAGACGAACAAGCTTTTGGAGAAAATGGGAATTCCTCCAATAGATTGGCAACTTTGA